The sequence TTACTCACAGCTTCTTTGGCAGGGTATGCGTTAGCACGGCTTCAATTTCGCGGTCGGCGTACTTTGTTATTGATTATATTAGCAACCTTGGTTATTCCGTTTCAGTTATTAATCATTCCGATTTTTTTAGTGTTAAAATTCGGTGGCTTAATTAATACTTATGGGGCGTTAATTTTGCCGACAGCCGTGAATGGATTTAGCATTTTTTTAATGCGTCAATATTTCACAACAATTCCAATTGAATTAGAAGAAGCTGCTGCACTGGATGGGGCAAACCGTTGGCACATTTTGAAAGATATCATGCTGCCCTTAGCCAAGCCCGCACTGGTCACTGTTTTTCTTTTTACTTTTATCGGGGAATGGAATGATTTATTTAAACCCTTAGTTTTTACGACTCGTCCTGAGTTAACAACTGTTCAACTTGCCTTAGCCCAATTTCAAGAACAGTTTACCAGTAATTGGTCTTTACTAATGGCTGCGGTTATTATTGCTACCGTACCAGTTGTGATTTTATTTTTCATTGGACAACGACAGTTTATTCAAGGGATTAGTAGCACAGGGATTAAACAGTAGATTTTTGGCTTAATCAAGAGGTTTCTAAAATGAACTTGACCAGAAAAGCAACCGCAATGATCCAAATGGCAAAGGGAATGTCTTGTGCTTTGCCTTGAAACAGTTTAATCAGGGGAAAGGAAATCAAACCCGCAGCTAACCCATCCGCAATGGAGTAGCTTAGGGGCATCATGATCATGGTTAAAAAAGAGGGAATCGCTTCTGCGGGATCATCCCACTCAATATCACGAATGCTCCCTACCATTAAAACCCCGACAATAATTAAAGTC comes from Halothece sp. PCC 7418 and encodes:
- a CDS encoding carbohydrate ABC transporter permease encodes the protein MKNRLRSVLLILGSFIVLSPLGIIFLTSLAPAGIITTGNFNFSSLTFNNYWEAWQRGDFLLAFGNSTLVALSVTALQLLTASLAGYALARLQFRGRRTLLLIILATLVIPFQLLIIPIFLVLKFGGLINTYGALILPTAVNGFSIFLMRQYFTTIPIELEEAAALDGANRWHILKDIMLPLAKPALVTVFLFTFIGEWNDLFKPLVFTTRPELTTVQLALAQFQEQFTSNWSLLMAAVIIATVPVVILFFIGQRQFIQGISSTGIKQ